In Palaemon carinicauda isolate YSFRI2023 chromosome 14, ASM3689809v2, whole genome shotgun sequence, the following proteins share a genomic window:
- the LOC137652748 gene encoding cysteine-rich, acidic integral membrane protein-like produces MKGNQRKTGNQNKTVNYKWTGNHKTGNYNKTGNQDKTLNHNKTESQNIIANQNKTVNYNITVNQNKTNKTGNYNKTEHQNKTVNCNITVNQNETVNCNITANQNKTVNYNITANQDKTVNYNITVNQNETVNCNITANQNKTVNYNITANQNKTVNYNITANQNKTVNYNMTLNCNITVNQNKTVNYDITVNQNETVNCNITANQNKTLNYNITANQNKTVNYNITANQNKTVNYNITVNCNITANQNILIFCKLQYNQYSVNYNITVNQNENVNYNITANQNKTVNYNITANQNKTVNYNITANQNKTVNYNITVNCNITVNQNKTVNYDITVNQNETNKTVNYNITVNQNENVNYNITANQNKTVNYNITANQNKTVNYNITANQNKTVNYNITVNCNITVNQNKTVNYDITVNQNETVNYNITANQNKTKLQYNCKSD; encoded by the exons ATGAAAG GAAATCAGCGtaaaactggaaatcagaataaaacGGTAAATTACAAATGGACGGGAAATCATAAGACTGGAAATTACAATAAGACTGGAAATCAGGATAAAACTCTAAATCATAATAAGACTGAAAGTCAGAATATAATTGCAAATCAGAATAAAACTGTAAATTACAATATAACTGTAAATCAGAATAAAACT AATAAAACTGGAAATTACAATAAGACTGAACAtcaaaataaaactgtaaattgTAATATAACTGTAAATCAGAATGAGACTGTAAATTGCAATATAACTGCAAATCAGAATAAAACTGTAAATTATAATATAACTGCAAATCAGGATAAAACTGTAAATTACAATATAACTGTAAATCAGAATGAGACTGTAAATTGCAATATAACTGCAAATCAGAATAAAACTGTAAATTACAATATAACTGCAAAtcaaaataaaactgtaaattacAATATAACTGCAAATCAGAATAAAACTGTAAATTACAATATGACTTTAAATTGCAATATAACTGTAAATCAGAATAAAACTGTAAATTACGATATAACTGTAAATCAGAATGAAACTGTAAATTGCAATATAACTGCAAATCAGAATAAAACTCTAAATTACAATATAACTGCAAATCAGAATAAAACTGTAAATTACAATATAACTGCAAATCAGAATAAAACTGTAAATTACAATATAACTGTAAATTGCAATATAACTGCAAATCAGAATATTCT AATATTCTGTAAATTACAATATAACC AATATTCTGTAAATTACAATATAACCGTAAAtcagaatgaaaatgtaaattacaatataactgcaaatcagaataaaactgtaaattacaatataactgcaaatcagaataaaactgtaaattacaatataactgcaaatcaaaataaaactgtaaattacAATATAACTGTAAATTGCAATATAACTGTAAATCAGAATAAAACTGTAAATTACGATATAACTGTAAATCAGAATGAAACT AATAAAACTGTAAATTACAATATAACTGTAAAtcagaatgaaaatgtaaattacaatataactgcaaatcagaataaaactgtaaattacaatataactgcaaatcagaataaaactgtaaattacaatataactgcaaatcaaaataaaactgtaaattacAATATAACTGTAAATTGCAATATAACTGTAAATCAGAATAAAACTGTAAATTACGATATAACTGTAAATCAGAATGAAACTGTAAATTACAATATAACTGCAAATCAGAATAAAACTAAATTACAATATAACTGCAAATCAGATTAA
- the LOC137652749 gene encoding golgin subfamily A member 6-like protein 22 — protein sequence MAMFNQAFGVWVNMMGKFVKGKYNWTQNAASVIQERNAACEDMTLYLQGQLRTLQESSVFKWFSWFLPEAPRFGDCRAVASQDGFLGRWLQHCPWIGGYWKAHEELRGCELGLQQMKEEALRFNDQLKSNWFFGKLLPEFDIGGTEEILSHGNKTFFIGLAAAGAIFGGIRVARRRMAKEGEDAPELDGEDLKTDCLDRTTLVENLEEENSKLQGQLNEMRRDLDEIKIEKETQEKLKDQKETENQKLKIDSAEKDLQMKEQEKKQENLEEENSKLQGQLNELKREADEMNAEKETQEKLKDQKETENQKLKIDCTEKDLQMKEQEKKQENLEEENSKLQGQLNELKREVDEMNAEKETQEKLKDQKETENQKLKIDCAEKDLQMKEQEKKQEILNTEIEEIKIIYNEKIENLLTDCVEKDLQMKEQEKLLDILKTENEKNNKVQNEKTKVQNECIEKDIQMKEQEKILEDLKTENEKLKKMQDQKTEQLNQLRSKMKKFKAEKEEQEKLRANIALYYQNLEKVYKRKDLEMKEQNKLLENLKTENGKLKKVQNQKTELNQLRNEINELKREKEEQENLRGKIALYYQFLEKVYNRKDLQLKKQKNLLDKLRKEKGETKKMQNQQAELNQLRNEIEELKSEKEEKEKQRAKMATYYQNLEKAFNKKELQMKEQIKSLKNLKTANGEMNEMQNQKSELKQLRSQINELNREKEEQEDLRAKIASDYQNLEKAYNDKNHQMEELKQLLEDLKTENNGPEELQKGPVNELINEVEELKAEKEEQVMMQAKMASDYENLKNECAQKDDQLKRQEKLLEMLKTGNKGPKKLQRDQVNVWKKKVDELNAEKEEQEKLKAKMVSDYQNLLRECAIKDREMKRLERLLEILKIENEEIQMQKEQLRN from the coding sequence ATGGCTATGTTCAATCAAGCATTCGGTGTGTGGGTGAATATGATGGGAaaatttgttaaaggaaaatacaACTGGACTCAAAATGCAGCTTCGGTTATCCAAGAACGGAATGCTGcatgcgaggatatgacgttatatcttcagggacagctgcgaactctccaggagtcctcagtcttcaaatggttttcgtggtttctcccagaggcgccgcgttttggagactgtcgtgcagtcgcctctcaggatggattcctcggtCGGTGGCTGCAGCACTGTCCTTGGATCGGGGGCTATTGGAAAGCCCATGAGGAACTACGAGGCTGTGAACTTGGATTGCAGCAAATGAAGgaagaagctttgagattcaacgaccagttgaaatcaaATTGGTTCTTTGGCAAACTTCTTCCCGAATTCGACATTGGAGGAACGGAGGAAATCCTTTCTCACGGTAACAAGACATTTTTCATCGGATTGGCTGCTGCCGGAGCCATATTCGGTGGAATTAGGGTTGCTAGGAGAAGGATGGCTAAAGAAGGCGAAGACGCTCCAGAATTGGACGGAGAGGATCTCAAAACGGATTGTCTGGATAGAACGACCCTGGTGGAAAATCTTGAGGAGGAAAACAGCAAGTTACAAGGACAACTAAATGAAATGAGAAGAGACCTAGATGAAATTAAGATAGAGAAAGAGACGCAAGAAAAACTGAAAGATCAAAAAGAGACTGAGaatcaaaagctgaaaattgactccgccgaaaaagaccttcagatgaaggaacaggagaagaaacaggaaaatcTTGAGGAGGAAAACAGCAAGTTAcaaggacaactaaatgaattgaAAAGAGAAGCAGATGAAATGAATGCAGAGAAAGAGACGCAAGAAAAACTGAAAGATCAAAAAGAGACTGAGaatcaaaagctgaaaattgactgcaccgaaaaagaccttcagatgaaggaacaggagaagaaacaggaaaatcTTGAGGAGGAAAACAGCAAGTTAcaaggacaactaaatgaattgaAAAGAGAAGTAGATGAAATGAATGCAGAGAAAGAGACGCAAGAAAAACTGAAAGATCAAAAAGAGACTGAGaatcaaaagctgaaaattgactgcgccgaaaaagaccttcagatgaaggaacaagagaagaaacaagaaattcttaacactgaaatagaagaaattaaaataatctataatgagaaaatagaaaacttGTTAACTGACTGCGTTGAAAAAGACctccagatgaaggaacaggaaaaaTTACTCGATATTctgaaaactgaaaatgaaaaaaataataaagtgcAAAATGAAAAAACTAAAGTGCAAAATGAGTGCATCGAAAAAGAcattcagatgaaggaacaggaaaaaATATTGGAAGatctaaaaactgaaaatgaaaaactgaaaaaaatgcaAGATCAGAAAACTGAACAACTAAATCAATTGAGAAGTAAAATGAAGAAATTCAAGGCAGAGAAAGAGGAGCAAGAAAAGCTGCGAGCTAATATTGCCTTGTATTACCAAAATCTCGAAAAAGTGTACAAAAGAAAAGATCTCGAGATGAAAGAACAGAACAAATTATTGGAAAATCTTAAAACTGAAAATGGAAAACTGAAAAAAGTGCAAAATCAGAAAACGGAACTAAATCAGCTGAGAAATGAAATAAATGAgctgaaaagagagaaagaggaacaaGAAAACCTGCGAGGTAAAATTGCGTTGTATTATCAATTTCTCGAAAAGGTTTACAACAGAAAAGATCTTCAattgaaaaaacagaaaaatttaCTAGATAAACTAAGAAAGGAAAAGGGAGAAACGAAAAAGATGCAAAATCAGCAAGCGGAACTGAATCAGTTGAGAAATGAAATAGAAGAATTGAAAAGTgagaaagaggaaaaagagaagCAGCGAGCTAAGATGGCGACGTATTATCAAAATCTAGAAAAGGCGTTCAATAAAAAAGaacttcagatgaaggaacagataaaatccttgaaaaatctAAAAACTGCAAATGGAGAAATGAATGAAATGCAAAATCAGAAGTCGGAACTAAAGCAATTGAGAAGTCAAATAAATGAATTGAACAGAgagaaagaagaacaagaagacCTGCGAGCCAAGATTGCATCGGATTACCAAAATTTAGAAAAGGCGTATAATGACAAAAATCACCAGATGGAAGAACTGAAACAATTATTGGAAGATCTTAAAACTGAAAATAATGGACCAGAGGAACTGCAAAAGGGTCcagtaaatgaattaataaatgaagTAGAAGAACTAAAGGCAGAGAAAGAGGAACAGGTAATGATGCAAGCTAAGATGGCGTCGGATTACGAAAATCTGAAGAACGAATGCGCCCAAAAAGATGATCAGTTAAAACGACAGGAAAAGTTACTGGAAATGCTTAAGACTGGGAATAAGGGACCGAAGAAATTACAAAGGGATCAAgtgaatgtatggaaaaagaaagtAGATGAATTAAATGCAGAGAAAGAGGAGCAAGAAAAGCTGAAAGCTAAGATGGTGTCCGATTACCAAAATCTGTTAAGGGAATGCGCCATAAAAGATCGTGAGATGAAGAGACTAGAAAGGTTACTGGAGATTcttaaaattgaaaatgaagaaattcAAATGCAAAAGGAACAACTGAGAAACTAA